The following coding sequences lie in one Candidatus Phytoplasma solani genomic window:
- a CDS encoding DUF2963 domain-containing protein has translation MANHIEETKGRFGERVIIEYDEYTGKTVKNTFYRSNGKTIDYISEFDQDTGKQIKKIYYKKSFFQHNETIHYIEEFDKDTGKQIKYIDYRSNGTIDCIEEFDKDTGKQIKYIDCRSNGNIDYISEFDKDTGEEVKTTKHHPNGTINFIEEFDKETGELVKETYFNPDGTIKEILTY, from the coding sequence ATGGCAAACCATATTGAAGAAACTAAAGGTCGCTTTGGCGAAAGAGTCATTATTGAATATGATGAATACACTGGCAAAACAGTTAAAAACACTTTTTACCGATCCAACGGAAAAACTATTGATTATATAAGTGAATTTGATCAAGACACTGGAAAACAAATTAAAAAAATTTATTACAAAAAATCTTTTTTCCAACATAACGAAACAATTCATTATATAGAAGAATTTGATAAAGATACTGGCAAACAAATTAAATATATTGATTACCGATCCAATGGAACTATCGATTGTATAGAAGAATTTGATAAAGATACTGGAAAACAAATTAAATACATTGATTGCCGATCTAACGGAAATATTGATTATATAAGTGAATTTGATAAAGACACAGGCGAAGAAGTTAAAACAACTAAACACCACCCCAATGGAACTATTAATTTTATCGAGGAATTTGATAAAGAAACTGGCGAATTAGTTAAAGAAACTTATTTTAACCCCGACGGAACTATTAAAGAAATATTAACATATTAA
- a CDS encoding IS3 family transposase codes for MSLEMEKKLKSYSLDTKLKAVVLKQEGEKCKEIQEKFKIKNRSQIYKCVWLYELYGASYFNKETKEKESENEINLIKRKIKIKVNASLKKNRKLYLEIINEYKDNISLNQLTKWLSISKNSYYKWIEQSNHPRPHNDLEKALFQICKQNSYITTDGKRKRRLGYRIVHQKLIELKFKINPKTVLKMMHKFGLLSQRIQRKPQYYYDLSVQKENNLKNLIQNNYHATIPFEKLCTDITYITFGPKNKKIFVSVILDLFNREIIGFNISKVADVNFVIDTLKCIPKLTNPCVIHCDRGSVYTSKRYKVSLEENNLIASYSAKGMPTDNACMESFWANMKYETIHYEKMQKLNESQIEKIISYYNIYRKMKVLNYLSPLEYKNT; via the coding sequence ATGAGCTTAGAAATGGAGAAGAAATTAAAATCATATTCTTTGGATACTAAATTAAAGGCTGTTGTTTTGAAACAGGAAGGGGAAAAATGTAAAGAAATTCAAGAAAAATTTAAAATTAAAAATCGTAGTCAAATTTATAAATGTGTTTGGTTATATGAATTATATGGAGCTTCTTATTTTAACAAAGAAACCAAAGAGAAAGAATCAGAAAATGAAATTAATTTGATTAAAAGAAAAATCAAAATAAAAGTTAATGCTAGTTTGAAAAAGAATAGAAAATTGTATTTAGAAATTATTAATGAATATAAAGATAACATTTCATTGAATCAATTAACTAAATGGTTAAGTATTTCTAAAAATAGTTATTATAAGTGGATAGAACAAAGTAATCATCCAAGACCGCACAATGACTTAGAAAAAGCCTTATTTCAAATATGTAAACAAAATTCATATATTACTACTGATGGCAAAAGAAAAAGACGCCTTGGATATCGCATAGTTCATCAAAAATTAATTGAACTTAAATTCAAAATCAATCCTAAAACCGTTTTAAAAATGATGCATAAATTTGGTTTATTATCACAAAGGATTCAACGAAAACCTCAATATTATTATGATTTATCGGTTCAAAAAGAAAATAATTTAAAAAATTTAATACAAAATAATTATCATGCAACAATACCTTTTGAAAAATTATGTACTGATATTACTTATATTACTTTTGGGCCGAAAAATAAAAAAATATTTGTTTCAGTAATTTTAGATTTATTTAACCGAGAAATTATAGGATTTAACATTTCTAAGGTTGCTGATGTTAATTTTGTGATTGATACTTTGAAATGCATACCTAAATTAACAAATCCTTGCGTTATCCATTGTGATAGAGGAAGTGTTTATACTTCTAAAAGGTATAAAGTTAGTTTAGAAGAAAATAATTTAATTGCTAGCTATTCGGCAAAAGGTATGCCAACCGATAATGCATGCATGGAATCGTTTTGGGCTAATATGAAGTATGAAACCATTCATTATGAAAAAATGCAAAAGTTAAATGAATCACAAATTGAAAAAATCATTAGTTATTATAATATTTATCGCAAAATGAAAGTATTAAATTATTTATCGCCTTTGGAATATAAAAACACTTAA
- a CDS encoding SVM family protein (Sequence-variable mosaic (SVM) proteins are highly divergent, but recognized by the shared signal peptide region that defines them.): protein MLIFRLKKQLYLLPIFLFSSLGLFLITNNQVMAMNNGHSNGYVQQNNRNVENEMTACINLHDLLLEEARLMQEIYNVLRNNASEETINHFKNQANQIAIQAENIRRNLFLNQ, encoded by the coding sequence ATGTTAATTTTTAGATTAAAAAAACAATTATATTTATTACCAATATTTTTATTTAGTTCTTTAGGATTATTTTTAATCACGAATAATCAAGTTATGGCTATGAATAACGGTCATTCTAACGGTTATGTTCAGCAAAATAATAGAAATGTTGAGAACGAAATGACAGCATGTATAAATTTACATGATTTATTATTGGAAGAGGCAAGGTTAATGCAAGAAATATATAATGTATTGAGAAATAATGCTTCAGAAGAAACAATTAACCACTTTAAAAATCAAGCAAATCAAATTGCTATACAAGCCGAAAATATTCGTAGAAATTTATTTTTAAATCAATAA
- a CDS encoding DUF2963 domain-containing protein, which yields MIIIINKKPKNIIIGAAIMFVIFIVFIIYYCTLYWYSYCYFAPFKKIFSQDDAPVQKDAKDNTPVKKIFYQDDGKTIKIISEFDKITDKEIKKTF from the coding sequence ATGATTATCATAATCAATAAAAAACCCAAAAATATTATTATTGGCGCCGCAATTATGTTTGTAATTTTTATTGTTTTTATTATCTATTATTGTACCTTGTACTGGTACAGTTATTGTTATTTTGCACCATTTAAAAAAATATTTTCCCAAGACGATGCACCAGTCCAAAAAGATGCAAAAGACAATACACCAGTTAAAAAAATATTTTACCAAGACGACGGAAAAACAATTAAAATTATAAGTGAATTTGATAAAATAACTGACAAAGAAATAAAAAAAACTTTTTAA
- a CDS encoding ABC transporter permease, translated as MTLNARSKLINLLYIIIILIFIYLPIVSLIVFSFNKSDSRIASLVNWQGFSLQWYQKLFTDPTIKSTIIITLQIAFFTTIISTFLGTFAAISLAQGLKKKWRNLILNVSNFSIVIPEIITALSLFVVFGCLRLDSPFIKMILAHISFCTPFVVIAVYPKVISLDPYSLEAAYDLGATPLKALTKIILPQLKGAMLVGAALAFTLSFDDFIISYFVGGAKCQNISAYIYSLRGTINPTVNALSTILIVVASSKVIFDFLQHKKNTADQRK; from the coding sequence ATGACGCTTAACGCTCGATCAAAATTAATTAATTTGTTATATATTATAATTATTTTGATTTTTATTTATCTTCCGATTGTCTCTTTGATTGTCTTTTCTTTTAATAAAAGTGACAGTAGAATTGCTTCTTTGGTGAACTGGCAAGGTTTTAGTTTGCAATGGTATCAAAAACTTTTTACCGATCCAACCATTAAATCAACTATTATAATTACTTTACAAATTGCTTTTTTTACTACTATTATATCTACTTTTTTAGGTACTTTTGCAGCAATTAGTTTAGCTCAAGGTTTGAAAAAAAAATGGCGGAACCTGATTTTAAATGTTAGCAATTTTTCGATCGTAATTCCTGAAATTATTACTGCTTTATCTTTGTTTGTGGTTTTTGGTTGCTTACGTTTGGATTCGCCTTTTATCAAAATGATTTTAGCTCACATTTCTTTTTGTACCCCTTTTGTTGTGATCGCTGTCTATCCTAAAGTAATTAGTCTTGACCCTTATTCTTTGGAAGCTGCTTATGATTTGGGAGCAACCCCTCTAAAAGCTTTAACAAAAATTATTTTACCGCAATTAAAGGGAGCAATGTTGGTCGGAGCCGCCTTAGCTTTTACTTTGTCTTTTGATGATTTCATTATTTCTTATTTCGTTGGTGGAGCGAAATGTCAAAATATTTCGGCTTATATTTACAGTTTGAGAGGTACGATTAATCCAACTGTTAATGCTTTATCAACCATTTTAATTGTAGTTGCGAGTTCGAAAGTTATTTTTGATTTTTTGCAACATAAAAAAAATACAGCGGATCAACGAAAATGA
- a CDS encoding extracellular solute-binding protein: MKLNIKKILSYFGFGIVFVLVVILLIKFNKSESEDNKSQQVLTLFNWGEYLDPQTIIDFEKETKIKVKQVLFSSNELAVTKIKSHNKYDLAILSEYAIDQLIQADFLEKIDKDKLKEKEEKEKEYYSDSQYNDKYKEINKKLPNNFADYAVPYFWGKVVLVYNKKKIKKEEIEDKGFKILKDAKLKVALCNNSRDSLMIGLKANGLSIDNLTPEDLKKAKNWILDLKKEKSDVAFINDQLIDRMLQKNQEYYDVAVAYSGDAKFLKEKNDNLDFISPKEGTNIWVDALVMPKESKKDLAYQFITFLREKNNYNKNLKYVKYDSPYKNNENNEIEIKEKEDQVYKYDENNQKLINTYWNDIIAYPSKKDYWLFVLSTLIVISIFVWYVINKLSNNYIRI, encoded by the coding sequence ATGAAATTAAACATAAAAAAAATCTTATCTTATTTTGGTTTTGGTATAGTATTTGTTTTGGTTGTAATTTTGCTGATAAAATTTAATAAAAGTGAAAGTGAAGATAATAAATCGCAACAAGTTTTAACTTTGTTTAATTGGGGTGAATATTTAGACCCTCAAACAATTATTGATTTTGAAAAAGAAACAAAAATTAAAGTTAAACAAGTTCTTTTTTCTTCTAACGAACTAGCAGTGACTAAAATTAAAAGTCACAATAAATATGATTTAGCTATTTTAAGTGAATATGCAATTGATCAATTAATTCAAGCTGATTTTTTAGAAAAAATAGATAAAGATAAATTAAAAGAAAAAGAAGAAAAAGAAAAAGAATATTATTCTGATTCTCAATATAATGACAAATATAAAGAAATCAACAAAAAATTACCTAACAATTTTGCTGATTACGCAGTTCCTTATTTTTGGGGCAAAGTAGTTCTTGTTTATAACAAAAAGAAAATAAAAAAGGAGGAAATAGAAGACAAAGGTTTTAAAATTTTAAAAGACGCTAAATTAAAAGTGGCTTTATGTAATAATTCTCGTGATAGTTTAATGATAGGTTTAAAAGCAAATGGATTATCGATCGATAATCTAACACCAGAAGATTTGAAAAAAGCAAAAAATTGGATTTTAGACCTTAAAAAAGAAAAATCTGATGTTGCTTTTATTAACGATCAATTAATTGATCGAATGTTGCAAAAAAATCAAGAATATTATGATGTTGCTGTTGCTTATTCTGGAGACGCTAAATTTTTAAAAGAAAAAAATGATAACTTAGATTTTATATCACCCAAAGAAGGAACTAATATTTGGGTTGATGCTTTAGTAATGCCTAAAGAAAGCAAAAAAGATTTAGCTTATCAATTTATTACTTTTTTAAGAGAAAAAAATAATTATAACAAAAATTTAAAATATGTAAAATATGATTCACCTTACAAAAATAATGAAAATAATGAAATAGAAATTAAAGAAAAAGAAGATCAAGTTTATAAATATGACGAAAATAATCAAAAATTAATTAATACTTATTGGAATGACATCATTGCTTATCCAAGTAAAAAAGATTATTGGCTGTTTGTGTTAAGTACTTTGATTGTGATAAGTATTTTTGTATGGTATGTGATTAATAAATTGTCAAATAATTACATTAGAATATGA
- a CDS encoding restriction endonuclease subunit S, producing MSKLLEHLKDPTMYTLSISNMLFRGDGKSQIYNLDFFSEEVDKKIKDGTKKPTIGFINPPYAGKSTPTNPTKKEIEFLEKLLTLVDGRVVMIAPLSTYINNNLIRNRILKKHTLEKIIQMPKKLFEPNASTHTAIAIFKTNIPHNNKEVDFYNLEDDGLVLFKNKGRVDRFHKWGDIEKDFLNKFHSKYYDGYNYLKHPIKENDEWISFAYVKTNYNKLTEKDFLLTVKKYVVFQIKKDLGILNKNLDEITLLEKLNQKIVFTRKRVEHNKNTYFDIFKNCKSFQIKDLFQVKGTKTTSKEEIEEYEKGEYAYVSTRATNNGVNGFYSFYSEEGNVLTVDSAVVGSCFYQENKFTATDHVEQLKPNFKLNKYIAMFLTTIINQEQFRYSYGRGFNQKRIKETIIKLPTNKEGTPDWEFMENYIKTLPYSKNL from the coding sequence GTGTCTAAACTTTTGGAACACCTCAAAGACCCTACTATGTATACTTTATCAATTTCTAATATGTTATTTCGTGGTGACGGGAAATCACAAATTTATAATTTAGATTTTTTCAGTGAGGAAGTTGATAAAAAAATAAAAGATGGAACAAAAAAACCAACCATTGGATTTATTAATCCGCCTTATGCTGGAAAAAGCACACCAACCAACCCTACTAAAAAAGAAATTGAGTTTTTAGAAAAACTGTTAACATTGGTTGATGGTCGTGTTGTGATGATTGCGCCTTTAAGTACTTACATAAATAACAATCTAATAAGAAATAGAATTTTAAAAAAACATACTTTGGAAAAAATAATTCAAATGCCAAAAAAATTATTTGAACCTAATGCTTCTACGCATACAGCAATTGCTATTTTTAAAACTAATATCCCTCACAACAATAAAGAAGTTGATTTTTATAACCTAGAAGATGATGGTTTAGTTTTATTTAAAAACAAAGGTAGAGTTGACCGTTTTCACAAATGGGGTGATATTGAAAAAGATTTTTTAAATAAATTTCATTCCAAATATTACGATGGTTATAATTATTTAAAACACCCAATTAAAGAAAACGATGAATGGATTTCATTTGCATATGTTAAAACCAATTATAATAAATTAACTGAAAAAGATTTTTTGTTAACTGTTAAAAAATATGTTGTTTTTCAAATAAAAAAAGATTTAGGAATTTTAAATAAAAACTTAGATGAAATTACTTTGTTAGAAAAACTTAACCAAAAAATTGTTTTCACACGAAAAAGAGTCGAACATAACAAAAATACTTATTTTGACATATTTAAAAATTGTAAAAGTTTTCAAATTAAAGATTTGTTTCAAGTTAAAGGAACCAAAACAACATCTAAAGAAGAAATAGAAGAATATGAAAAAGGTGAATATGCATATGTTTCTACTAGAGCGACTAACAACGGAGTTAACGGATTTTATTCTTTTTATTCGGAAGAAGGAAATGTTTTGACTGTTGATTCAGCGGTCGTAGGTTCGTGTTTTTATCAAGAAAATAAATTTACAGCTACAGACCATGTAGAACAATTAAAACCGAATTTTAAATTAAACAAATATATTGCTATGTTTTTAACCACTATTATTAACCAAGAGCAATTTCGATATTCTTATGGCAGAGGCTTCAATCAAAAACGTATCAAAGAGACAATTATTAAATTGCCGACAAATAAAGAAGGAACACCAGATTGGGAATTTATGGAAAATTATATTAAAACTTTACCTTATAGTAAAAACTTATAA
- a CDS encoding ABC transporter permease, protein MKKIHIYTSKDNQKLYRFLIIPYYLLLIGLIFLPMGFIFIDSLQDNNVSGSLFSNSFTFDYHKEFLTNFNFLYILMRSIAISIIVTFFLLLIVYPLAYAISKLSLVWQTFLVILINGTMWINMIIKTQALVQILQFLKNRFQISLLETNFAMILGLIYLFLPFMLLPIYTAIIKINPQYIQAAKDLGANDWQVFKKIIWPLSLPGVVGAVSLVFLQTATNIVAPRYLGPTTQITIAELIENKTLLSGEIKQACAIAIYLSLTMFLLFHLFKKISFEGVRDDA, encoded by the coding sequence ATGAAAAAAATACATATTTATACTTCCAAAGATAACCAAAAACTATATCGTTTTTTAATCATACCTTATTATTTACTTTTAATAGGGTTAATTTTTTTACCAATGGGTTTTATTTTTATTGATTCTTTGCAAGATAATAATGTAAGCGGTTCTCTTTTTTCTAATTCCTTTACTTTTGATTATCACAAAGAGTTTTTAACTAATTTTAATTTTTTATATATCTTGATGCGTTCGATTGCAATTTCAATTATTGTTACTTTTTTTCTTCTGTTGATCGTCTATCCTTTGGCTTATGCTATTTCAAAACTTAGTTTAGTTTGGCAAACTTTTTTAGTTATCTTAATTAATGGCACAATGTGGATTAATATGATTATCAAAACTCAAGCTTTAGTTCAAATTTTGCAATTTTTAAAAAATAGATTTCAAATTTCTTTATTAGAAACTAATTTTGCAATGATTTTAGGGTTGATTTATTTATTTTTACCTTTCATGCTTTTACCGATTTACACTGCCATTATCAAAATCAATCCCCAATACATACAAGCTGCCAAAGATTTAGGAGCAAATGATTGGCAAGTCTTTAAAAAAATTATTTGGCCTTTATCTTTGCCTGGGGTGGTTGGAGCTGTTTCGTTGGTCTTTTTGCAAACTGCAACTAACATTGTAGCCCCACGTTATTTAGGACCAACTACCCAAATAACGATTGCTGAATTAATTGAAAATAAAACTTTGTTAAGTGGCGAAATTAAACAAGCTTGCGCTATTGCCATTTACTTATCTTTAACTATGTTTTTGTTATTTCATTTATTTAAAAAAATAAGTTTTGAAGGGGTGCGTGATGACGCTTAA